One window of Dyadobacter sandarakinus genomic DNA carries:
- a CDS encoding helix-turn-helix domain-containing protein, whose amino-acid sequence MSTNVFNNNSKTLGLLQVGQAQTDVINGPSYKEYIKILYLPAGYRLRVDFACYETEQPTLFFISPNQYIELEKAGEESGHFIFYNRDFYCIQIHDQEVACDGLLFNNIRNMPKVELREDEFAFLSYLFQEMIGEFQLQDSSLEEMMRTYLKQLLIRATRSWKRQHLTHEVTDQQSDLEFFRKFTRLVEEHYKSKHTVADYADLLCTAPKTITHKFNRLRLPQPNEVIKNRIILEAKRLLAHTSLTAKEIAYNLGYDDPAYFSRLFMAKTGESPSAFRTNFVA is encoded by the coding sequence ATGAGTACGAACGTTTTCAACAATAATTCTAAAACACTGGGGCTGCTGCAGGTTGGTCAGGCGCAAACGGATGTCATCAACGGACCCAGCTATAAAGAATACATCAAGATCCTTTACCTGCCCGCCGGTTACAGGCTCCGGGTAGATTTTGCGTGTTATGAAACCGAGCAGCCCACGCTTTTTTTCATTAGCCCGAATCAATATATCGAACTTGAAAAAGCGGGAGAAGAAAGCGGACATTTCATTTTCTATAACCGCGATTTCTACTGCATTCAGATTCACGATCAGGAAGTTGCGTGTGATGGTTTGCTTTTCAACAACATCCGTAATATGCCCAAAGTAGAGCTTCGGGAAGATGAATTCGCGTTTCTCAGCTATCTTTTCCAGGAAATGATCGGCGAATTTCAGTTGCAGGACAGCTCGCTGGAAGAAATGATGCGGACTTATCTCAAACAACTGCTGATCCGCGCCACGCGCTCCTGGAAAAGGCAGCACCTGACCCATGAAGTAACCGACCAGCAAAGTGACCTGGAATTTTTCCGCAAATTCACCCGGCTTGTGGAAGAGCATTACAAGTCCAAACACACCGTCGCGGATTACGCAGACCTGCTCTGTACAGCCCCGAAAACGATTACCCACAAATTCAACCGCCTGCGCCTTCCCCAGCCCAATGAAGTGATTAAGAACCGTATTATTCTGGAAGCAAAACGATTGCTGGCGCACACTTCGCTCACGGCCAAGGAAATTGCATACAACTTGGGTTACGATGATCCCGCCTATTTCAGCAGGCTGTTTATGGCCAAAACAGGCGAGTCACCGTCCGCTTTCCGGACGAACTTTGTGGCTTAG
- a CDS encoding nuclear transport factor 2 family protein, translating into MKLPENIAGFIQAQNEADSTAFANYFTEQAIVSDEDSSYTGRSEIKQWIEEAIEKYKMQSKVIDFKQTGSKGTLIVEASGDFPGSPGVMHYHMEFDGELIRSLRITG; encoded by the coding sequence ATGAAACTTCCGGAAAATATCGCGGGCTTTATTCAGGCGCAAAACGAGGCTGACAGCACTGCATTCGCCAATTACTTTACAGAACAGGCTATCGTTTCCGACGAGGACTCTTCTTACACCGGCAGATCTGAAATCAAACAATGGATCGAAGAGGCAATCGAGAAATATAAGATGCAATCGAAAGTCATTGATTTCAAACAAACCGGCTCAAAAGGTACGCTGATCGTAGAAGCAAGCGGCGACTTCCCCGGCAGCCCGGGCGTGATGCATTATCATATGGAGTTCGATGGCGAGCTGATCCGTTCGCTGCGCATTACGGGTTAA
- a CDS encoding SDR family oxidoreductase: MDFNFENELKDKIALVTGGTKGAGKAIAERLLKAGATVIVTARNQPEEQPHNIHFIAADLSKPEGTQKVVEEIHKQFGRLDILINNLGASETPGGGFAVLTDEQWEETLQTNLLAPVRLDRGFLPDMIARRAGVIIHIASIQAKLPLYESTLPYAAAKAGLVNYSKSLSNEVTPKGVRVLTVSPGWIMTTSSVRMMERIAESTGGTMEEAEKSVMDALGGIPFGRAAWPEEVAELVGFLVSPRAAYLTGTEYVVDGGTVRTI; encoded by the coding sequence ATGGATTTCAACTTTGAAAATGAACTGAAAGACAAGATTGCGCTGGTAACCGGCGGTACCAAAGGCGCCGGAAAAGCCATTGCCGAGCGGCTTCTGAAAGCAGGCGCAACGGTCATTGTTACTGCCAGAAATCAGCCGGAAGAGCAACCCCACAATATCCATTTTATCGCCGCCGATTTGAGCAAACCGGAAGGCACCCAGAAAGTGGTTGAAGAAATTCACAAGCAATTCGGTCGGCTGGATATCCTGATTAACAACCTGGGTGCGTCGGAAACGCCGGGTGGCGGCTTTGCAGTGCTGACCGACGAACAATGGGAAGAGACACTTCAAACCAATCTGCTGGCGCCCGTGCGACTGGATCGCGGATTCCTGCCCGACATGATCGCGCGCCGCGCCGGGGTGATCATTCACATTGCGTCCATTCAGGCAAAACTGCCTTTGTACGAATCCACATTGCCCTACGCCGCAGCCAAAGCAGGATTGGTTAATTACAGCAAAAGCTTATCTAATGAAGTTACGCCGAAAGGCGTGCGTGTGCTTACCGTTTCGCCGGGCTGGATCATGACTACCTCGTCCGTCCGGATGATGGAGCGCATTGCCGAAAGCACAGGGGGCACAATGGAAGAAGCGGAAAAAAGCGTCATGGACGCGCTGGGCGGCATTCCGTTCGGCAGAGCGGCGTGGCCGGAAGAAGTTGCGGAGCTGGTCGGTTTCCTGGTTTCACCAAGAGCAGCTTACCTCACCGGCACAGAATATGTGGTTGACGGCGGCACGGTCCGTACGATTTAA
- a CDS encoding winged helix-turn-helix transcriptional regulator — MYERKTMPNLNCGLDLIGEVLYGKWKIRLLWFIHQGHQRPSELQRKIPDASRRVLNVQLKELENHELVGKIIYPVVPPKVEYYLTDFGKSLIPVIGAIGQWGDENDERLRMLIEKNMQSS, encoded by the coding sequence ATGTACGAAAGAAAGACAATGCCCAACCTAAACTGCGGACTCGACCTGATCGGGGAAGTGCTCTACGGCAAGTGGAAGATCCGGCTTTTGTGGTTTATCCACCAGGGCCATCAACGCCCCAGCGAGCTGCAACGGAAAATTCCCGATGCATCCCGCCGGGTGTTGAATGTGCAATTGAAAGAGCTCGAAAATCACGAGCTGGTGGGGAAAATCATTTATCCCGTCGTGCCTCCAAAAGTCGAATACTATCTCACCGATTTTGGGAAATCACTCATTCCCGTCATCGGCGCCATCGGACAGTGGGGCGATGAGAACGATGAGCGTTTGCGCATGCTTATCGAAAAGAACATGCAGTCTTCGTGA
- a CDS encoding alpha/beta fold hydrolase has product MKTLTLAIALVFTLIQSQITFAQTRKPASLGREEYIEVEKNVKLHVIDLGEGQPVVLIHGWPLNNEMYEYQYQYLVDKGFRVIGISLRGFGKSDRPYGKYDFDTFSDDIKVVLEKLKIENATLGGFSLGSAVTLHFVTKYKGAHISKLALFGATGPSWKQREGYPYGITDQGAADLILQTKTNRQQLVAGFGQGFAGQEGSLSKESLHWLESINLNASPYATTQAISALRDLDLRPELAQIKIPVALFHGVNDKLCAFTNSEQLQKAIKGSYIVKFEKSGHGLFLEEMDKFNSELEKFARM; this is encoded by the coding sequence ATGAAAACGCTTACGCTGGCCATCGCCCTTGTATTCACATTGATCCAAAGCCAAATCACTTTTGCACAAACACGCAAGCCCGCATCACTGGGAAGAGAAGAATACATTGAAGTAGAGAAAAATGTAAAACTGCACGTGATCGACCTTGGTGAAGGTCAGCCTGTGGTACTCATCCACGGGTGGCCACTGAACAATGAGATGTACGAATACCAATATCAATATCTGGTTGATAAAGGGTTCAGGGTGATCGGTATTTCCCTCCGTGGGTTCGGAAAATCGGACAGGCCTTATGGAAAATATGACTTTGATACCTTCTCCGACGACATTAAAGTGGTATTGGAAAAACTGAAAATTGAGAACGCAACATTGGGCGGATTTTCATTGGGAAGCGCCGTGACGCTCCATTTTGTTACCAAATACAAAGGTGCCCACATCAGCAAGCTGGCCTTATTCGGTGCAACCGGACCGTCGTGGAAACAGCGTGAAGGTTATCCCTACGGCATCACCGACCAGGGTGCGGCTGACCTTATCCTGCAAACCAAAACCAACCGCCAGCAACTGGTAGCCGGCTTCGGACAAGGCTTTGCCGGACAGGAAGGCAGCCTTTCGAAGGAATCGCTTCACTGGCTGGAAAGCATCAACCTGAACGCATCACCCTACGCTACAACCCAGGCGATCAGCGCGTTGCGTGACCTAGACCTGCGCCCTGAGCTGGCCCAAATCAAAATACCCGTCGCCTTATTCCACGGTGTGAATGACAAGCTGTGTGCTTTCACCAACTCGGAGCAGCTGCAAAAAGCGATCAAAGGTTCGTACATCGTGAAATTTGAAAAAAGCGGACACGGCTTGTTCCTGGAAGAAATGGATAAATTTAACTCCGAGCTCGAAAAATTTGCAAGGATGTAA
- a CDS encoding DUF6934 family protein: protein MNLPSYNTVAYAENAFRFYSKGNHNMLIAIVKLPENDNAYNLGFGVWDRQTNKIDDKMLVNNGDRDMILATVAKKALEYIDTHPGIKLLATGSVRKKEGSDGFEMRLRTRLYQMGINQHYDYLVQRYNIEGFKAVKNKKGDIEGNWPAWKGEWFPFEKGTNYDAFSLSLKR from the coding sequence ATGAACCTTCCAAGTTACAATACAGTCGCTTATGCCGAAAACGCCTTTCGTTTTTATAGTAAAGGCAACCACAACATGCTGATTGCTATCGTGAAGCTTCCCGAGAATGACAATGCATACAATCTGGGCTTTGGCGTTTGGGATCGTCAGACCAATAAGATTGATGATAAAATGTTGGTCAATAATGGTGACCGCGATATGATCCTGGCCACCGTGGCGAAAAAGGCACTTGAATACATTGACACACACCCGGGAATAAAGCTTTTAGCAACTGGTTCCGTCAGGAAGAAGGAAGGTTCGGACGGGTTCGAAATGCGACTGAGAACGCGCTTATACCAAATGGGCATCAACCAACATTATGACTATCTGGTGCAGCGCTACAACATTGAAGGTTTTAAAGCTGTCAAAAATAAGAAAGGTGATATTGAAGGAAATTGGCCGGCATGGAAGGGTGAATGGTTTCCCTTTGAGAAAGGTACCAACTATGATGCATTTTCGTTAAGTTTGAAAAGATGA
- the rhuM gene encoding RhuM family protein produces the protein MEKQIEIYESADGGVQMEVSVKDGSIWLSQKQIAALFGTEVPAISKHIRNIFNSNELVREATVSKMEIVAMEGKRHVSRELEAYNLDMILSIGYRVNSGKATQFRIWATQRLKDYLVQGYSINEQRLAQKNQQVQTLKDGIRILSRAIEYKVDDADTSWLAHFAKGLELLDDYDHEALDQKGISQRAATYPDLSSYQSIIETMRQDFNSSVFGKEKDDSFRSSVAQISKGFGEIDFYPSIEEKAATLLYLIIKNHSFVDGNKRIAAACFLLFLKVNGLLNPGANAIISNEALASLTLFAAASKPEEMETVKKLIVSVLNRNQ, from the coding sequence ATGGAGAAGCAGATTGAGATTTATGAAAGTGCTGATGGCGGAGTTCAGATGGAGGTGTCGGTAAAAGATGGATCTATTTGGCTGAGTCAAAAACAGATTGCCGCATTGTTTGGCACGGAAGTACCTGCAATCAGCAAGCATATCCGGAACATATTTAATAGTAATGAATTGGTGCGAGAGGCAACTGTTTCCAAAATGGAAATAGTTGCGATGGAAGGAAAAAGGCATGTTTCCAGGGAACTGGAAGCGTATAACCTGGATATGATTCTGTCAATCGGCTACCGCGTCAATTCCGGCAAGGCTACCCAATTCCGAATCTGGGCGACCCAGCGGCTCAAAGACTATCTCGTCCAGGGCTATTCTATTAATGAACAGCGGCTTGCGCAGAAAAACCAGCAGGTGCAAACTTTGAAAGACGGAATACGGATTCTGAGCCGCGCGATTGAATACAAAGTTGACGACGCAGACACAAGCTGGCTAGCACATTTTGCAAAGGGGCTCGAATTGCTCGACGATTACGATCATGAAGCATTGGACCAGAAAGGAATCAGCCAGCGAGCAGCGACATACCCCGATTTATCATCTTATCAAAGCATTATTGAAACCATGCGGCAGGATTTCAACTCCTCCGTATTTGGAAAAGAAAAGGACGATAGTTTCCGGAGTTCGGTGGCGCAGATCAGCAAAGGATTTGGGGAAATTGATTTCTATCCGTCCATCGAGGAAAAAGCGGCTACCTTACTCTACTTAATCATCAAAAACCACTCTTTTGTCGATGGGAATAAACGGATTGCGGCGGCTTGTTTTCTGCTTTTTCTGAAAGTAAATGGTTTGTTAAATCCGGGAGCAAACGCGATTATCAGCAACGAAGCACTCGCAAGTCTTACACTATTCGCCGCAGCCAGCAAGCCGGAGGAAATGGAGACTGTGAAGAAGTTGATTGTGAGTGTTTTGAATAGGAATCAGTAG